DNA from Pseudocitrobacter corydidari:
ACTGTTTTTTCTGTTCCGGCGTTAAAATGTTGTAGATCTTGTTCTGGGTTTCCATGTGAGACAGCATCATCTCTTTACGCTGGGTATCCATTTTGTCGATCTGCGCCTGTGCTTTCGCTTTGTCGAAGCTGTCGCTGGCGATCAGGTCGTGCATCGCACGGCGGTTGTCCTGCATTTTGTCGTGTTCCGCTTTCTTGATGTCGCGGATCTGTTGTTTCTGTGCATCGGTCAGATTCAGCCCCTGGAACATCATCATTTCATGATGACGCGGGCCCGGTTTGCCTTTGTGGTGATGCATCATGGTTTTGCCATCCGGCTGTGCGGCTGGCGTCGTAGACGTATCGGCAGCGTGTGCCAGGTTAGCCGCGCCCAGAGCCAGAGTAGAGGCAACAAACAGTGCAGTCATCTTTTTCATCATTAATTCCTTACGTTGAAGTTCTTCTATACCCAAAATAATTCGAGTTGCAGGAAGGCGGCAAGTGAACGAATCCCCAGGAGCGTACATAAGTACGTGACTGGAGTGAGCGAGCGCAGCCAACGCATCTGCAACTTGAAGTATGACGGGTATATAACGGCGCATTGCCGTGTTGACGATATTAACTTTACGGGGTTTATCGTCAATAAATCAGAGCGTGCGTAAAACAATGAAAGTGTAAAAAACAATTTTACGCCAATTGTGAAGGAATTAAGGAAAAACAATGGAGAGTTGCAACAAGAATAAACAACACACTGATTACGAAGGGAATATGGAGAAGTATAAAACAGCACTGCCGATTAATAAAGCAATTTGATCGGAATAATCCGTATTAAATAGACAAGCAAAAAAAATAATACCG
Protein-coding regions in this window:
- the spy gene encoding ATP-independent periplasmic protein-refolding chaperone Spy, producing the protein MMKKMTALFVASTLALGAANLAHAADTSTTPAAQPDGKTMMHHHKGKPGPRHHEMMMFQGLNLTDAQKQQIRDIKKAEHDKMQDNRRAMHDLIASDSFDKAKAQAQIDKMDTQRKEMMLSHMETQNKIYNILTPEQKKQFNANFEKRLTERHAPEGKMPVPAE